Genomic segment of Streptomyces sp. NA02950:
CGGGCCGCAGCACCGCGCCGGGGCGTAACGCCGCGCCGGGCCGCAGCATCGCGCCGGGCCGTAACGCCGGGTCGGGCCCTAACGCCGGGTCGGGCCGTAACACCCCGTCGGCCTGCGACGCCGCGCCCGGATCTGGCACGACGACAGTCCCGGCGTGGCGGATGGCATCGGTGATGCCCCGGACCGTCCGCGCGGTGTCCCGCCAGCGCTCGGCGAACCGTGCCGCGAGGAAACCGTCCTGGCCGACGGGGAGGGGGCGGGTGCCGGGAGCGGACACCCGCCGCCGCAGGACGCGGTGGCCACCTGCCACCACGGTCTCCGAACCGTCCATGGAGCGGATCGCGGCCACGCGCTCCTCGGGAAGCCCGCACTCGGCGAGCAGCGCCAACTGGCTGTCCAGCACCACCCCGGCGGCGCCCGCCACGACGGCGGCCGCCGCCGTGTGCGGGCCGATGCCACCGCACGCCCACACCGGCACGGTCACCTCCGGGTCGGCGAGGAGCCGCTGCACCAGCACGAAGGTGCTCAGCTCGCCCACCCGGCCGCCGCTCTCGTTGCCCCGCGCGATCAGGCCGTGGGCCCCCGTCGCGATCGCGTCGAGGGCCTCGTCCGCGGAGGTGACCTCCACGAGGACCCGGTGGCGTCCGGCGACGTCCTCGACCGCCCACGGGGCGTCCCCACAGAGAACCACCGTGTGCGGCCCGTGCACACCGGCGGCCCGTGGATCCGTGTCCACGGGCCGCGTGTCAACACCGGCCGCACCCGGACTCGCGCCGGTCGGCGGCACCACCAGATCTCCGGGCGCGAGGCGGCAGCCCGCCGCCACCCGGACCCCGAACCGGCCCTCGCCCACCCAGCTCCGGGTGCGTTCCAGCGCGTCCAGCGCCTGACGGCCACCGGCACCCAGATCGAGCACTCCGAGCCCACCGGCGCGACTGAGCGCCACCGTGAGTCTGGCGTTCGGTTCCCCGAACGGGGTGACACCGATGACAAGATCCCCCTCGTGCGCCACGGACGCCATGTCTTCTCCCGAGAGGTCGACAACGCTGGGAAAAGGGACAATTCGAGCACGTTTCAACGAAGCACCGATCCGGGCGGCGAGGATGTCACTTTCATGTTCAAGCGGGAAGAGGCATGAACGATTCATAGCTGATTCATAGGCAATCGGTCGCCGGACGCGACGTTGCCGCGGCCGGGACAGTGCTCGGCCCGGTCCGACGCCCGGTCCCGACCGCTCGTCTCCTGTCGCGGCATCTCCATCGCGTCAGGGTGCGCCGCGAGTTCGGCGGCCCCGGCCCGGCCCAGGAACGCGGCGCCGTCACCGCGGTGGAAGAACCACCGGGGTTCCCGCCACGCCACGAAGCCGGAGTGCGTCCGTCGACCGCCGCAAGGACCTCGACCGGCACGTCTTCTCCCAGCCACGTCCCCGCCGCGCAGTGCGCGTCGAACCGTTCGGCAGTGCTGCCGTGTGCGATGTACCACGAACGGTCAGCCGCGACCGCCGACGATCCCGTGCGATACCCCGCCCTCGCGCTAGTGTGCGACCGTGAGCTTCTCTGTCGTCATAGGGTACGGGCCCGCGGGGGCGGCCACTGCTCGACTGCTGGTCGAACAGGGTCATTCGGTACGGGTCATCACCAGGTCGGGCCGGAGCCCGGAGCCGGGTATCGAGCATGTCGCGTCGGACGCGACGGACAGCGGGCGGCTGAGCGCGGCCGCGGAGGGAGCGGCCGCGATCTACGGCTGTGCCGCGCCGCCCTACCATCGCTGGGCGAGTGGATGGCCACCGCTGGCCTCGTCGATGTGCGCGGCGGCCGAGGCGACCGGGGCCGTCCTGGTCATGCTGGGCAATCTCTACGGTTACGGTCCGGTGGACGGCCCCATGACCGAGGAACTGCCGCTCGCGGCGACCGGCCCCAAGGGGCGGGTGCGCGCCGCCGTTTGGGAGCAGGCACGGGCTCTGCACGAGCAGGGCCGTATCACGGCGGTCGAGGTGCGTGCCTCGGACTTCTTCGGGCCCGGGGTGACCGACGGCGGACACCTGGCCGCGCGGGTCATGCCACGCCTGCTGCGCGGCAGGCCGGTCTCCACGCTGGGGGATCCCGACGCCCCGCACAGCTGGACCTATCTCCCCGATGTGGCCAGGGCCCTGGTCGAGGTAGCGGGCGAGGAACGGGCCTGGGGGCGGGCCTGGCACGTCCCGACGGAACCCGCACTGTCCGTCCGGGAGATGGTCGACCGCCTCGCCGCTCAGGCGGGAACGGGGCCGGTCGCGGTGCGCAGGCTGCCGCCGGCCGTGCTGGGTGTCGCGGGGCTCTTCTCCCCGCTGATCCGCGAACTGAAGGAGATTCAGTACCAGTTCGACCGGCCGTTTGTGATGGATGCGAGCACTTACGAAGCCGCGTTCGCGGTACGCGCCACCGCCGTCGACGCGCAGGTGAAGGCGACGGTCGACTGGTGGCGTGAGCGGCCGGCCGCCACCGGGTGATGTCGTAGGCGCCGAATCCCGTGGCTCGCAGGAGGAGCGTGGCGGTGCGCGGCGCCGCTGTTCCCGGGTGCGGCGTTACCAGACACAGCACGTCCCGGCCCGGATCAACGGGTGGCTCGCGTGATCGCCGTGAGCACCCCGTAACCAGCCCCCGAAGGAACGAAGCTGATATGTCATCCCCTGCCGCCGACTACGACAGCCTGCTGCGAAGAGTTCGTGAGCGGAGCCCCTGACCGGCGCGATCCCGACCGGCCTCAAGCGCCCTGCGGCGCCCTCTTCGCGTCCTTGTCGGAGGGCGCGGAGAGGGCGCCAGGGGCCGTGCTTCGGTTCCGGGCCGCCTGGGACCGGGCCCGCGCCCGCAGTCCGTCCGCGGTCAGTACGGACAGCGCCGTCCAGACGAGGCCGAAGCCGATCCACCGGGAGGCCGGCATGGACTCGTGGAACAGGGCGACACCGATGAGCAGTTGGAGCACCGGTGTGACGTATTGCAGGAGTCCGATCGTGATCAGCGGCACCCGGCGGGCGGCCGCCGCGAACGGCAGGAGAGGGGCGACGATCGCCAGGCCGCCCGACGCGAGCAGCAGCGCCTGCCAGGGCGGGTCCGCGGTGAACGTGCCGTGTCCGCTCGCCGCGTAGGCGGCGACGCCCACCACGGCGATGGGGGCCAGCGCCAGGGTCTCGACGGTGAGCCCGACGAGTGCTCCCACATCGCCGCCGACCCGGTTCTTCAGCAGCCCGTAGACGCCGAAGGAACCGGCCAGACCCAGCGCAATCCACGGCAGCCGGCCGTAGGCGACGGTGAGGACGGCGACGGCGACGGCGCAGATGCCGACCGCCCACCACTGGGCGCGCCGCGGGCGCTCGCGCAGGACGACCACGCCGAGGGCCACCGTCACCAGGGGATTGATGAAGTACCCGAGTGACGCCTCCACCACATGGCCGGAATTCACCGCGTAGATGTACACACCCGAGGTGAGGGCCAGTGACAGGGCGGCGGTCCCGAGCAGGGCCACCCGCCGTGGCGTGCGCAGCACCTCACGGAGCTGTGGGAGGCCCCCGGTCACCGCCATCACCAGGGCGCACACCGGCAACGCCCACAGGTACCGATGCAGAACGATCTCCACCGTGCCGGAGTCTTCGAGGAGCTTGAAGTACAGCGGAAACAGGCCCCAGATGAAGTACGCCCCGAAGCCGAGCAGGATTCCTTGCCGCGATTGCATCCGCCCAGTCTATTTGCCGTACGCGACGGGATTCACAGATGGTTTTTGGCCGGAAAACCAGTGGAGCGGTGCGAGTTAAGCGGAAGGGCGTCTTCGTCTTTTCTGCAATACCTGCCGCGGATGCCGTCGTGTGCGGTATGAAGGAAAGGTGCGTTCCAGGACCCCGTGAGTCGCGCTTGACATGACCGAGCGGCGTGCGCCGGGACCGACTGAAGCGCCTGTAAGAACCGATCATGGGACGGGGGGCATCGGTGATCGGCAAACAACTCCTGCGTGGCGGCATCCTGCCCGGCCACGGCGTTTCGCCGTCGGGTCCGCCCTGACGCTCTCCTGATCGTCTGTATTTTCTGTCGACC
This window contains:
- the rarD gene encoding EamA family transporter RarD; amino-acid sequence: MQSRQGILLGFGAYFIWGLFPLYFKLLEDSGTVEIVLHRYLWALPVCALVMAVTGGLPQLREVLRTPRRVALLGTAALSLALTSGVYIYAVNSGHVVEASLGYFINPLVTVALGVVVLRERPRRAQWWAVGICAVAVAVLTVAYGRLPWIALGLAGSFGVYGLLKNRVGGDVGALVGLTVETLALAPIAVVGVAAYAASGHGTFTADPPWQALLLASGGLAIVAPLLPFAAAARRVPLITIGLLQYVTPVLQLLIGVALFHESMPASRWIGFGLVWTALSVLTADGLRARARSQAARNRSTAPGALSAPSDKDAKRAPQGA
- a CDS encoding CbrC family protein; its protein translation is MVHRTRQHCRTVRRALRGGDVAGRRRAGRGPCGGRRTHSGFVAWREPRWFFHRGDGAAFLGRAGAAELAAHPDAMEMPRQETSGRDRASDRAEHCPGRGNVASGDRLPMNQL
- a CDS encoding NAD-dependent epimerase/dehydratase family protein, with protein sequence MSFSVVIGYGPAGAATARLLVEQGHSVRVITRSGRSPEPGIEHVASDATDSGRLSAAAEGAAAIYGCAAPPYHRWASGWPPLASSMCAAAEATGAVLVMLGNLYGYGPVDGPMTEELPLAATGPKGRVRAAVWEQARALHEQGRITAVEVRASDFFGPGVTDGGHLAARVMPRLLRGRPVSTLGDPDAPHSWTYLPDVARALVEVAGEERAWGRAWHVPTEPALSVREMVDRLAAQAGTGPVAVRRLPPAVLGVAGLFSPLIRELKEIQYQFDRPFVMDASTYEAAFAVRATAVDAQVKATVDWWRERPAATG